The Pseudomonas triclosanedens genome has a window encoding:
- a CDS encoding CoA transferase, with amino-acid sequence MRALSEAIWTALGGDVDRLQHLGFRGEGSLPSAFRVSDLAAASIASAGLALSEWLESSAALSPPVVVDRRLASFWFSTSLRAQGWAPPGMWDTIAGDYRASNGWIRLHTNAPHHRAAALSILGVRAERDLVAAAVADWSADALEQAVVATGGCAARMVSQDEWLRHPQGIAVASEPLVWRDEFPGAPSPKWPVHRERPLAGIRVLDLTRVLAGPVATRFLAGFGAEVLRIDPPDWDEPGVVPEVTLGKRCARLDLRSPDDRERFLLLLASADVLVHGYRADALERLGFGSDVRRALAPGLVDVSLNAYGWSGPWQARRGFDSLVQMSVGIADGGRHWRGEDKPIPLPVQALDHATGYLLAAAALRGLALRRLRGAGSRWRLSLARTARLLVDAGGQAPDMIDLAAESTADLAPGVESTPWGPARRLQPPLRLAGSPMYWDLPATELGSSLALW; translated from the coding sequence ATGCGAGCTCTGAGTGAAGCGATCTGGACGGCACTGGGTGGTGACGTGGATCGTCTGCAACATTTGGGCTTCCGTGGCGAAGGAAGCTTGCCATCGGCCTTCCGGGTGAGCGATCTGGCGGCGGCGAGTATCGCGTCGGCCGGGCTTGCGCTCAGCGAATGGCTTGAGTCCTCTGCAGCGCTCTCGCCACCCGTGGTGGTGGATCGACGCCTTGCATCCTTCTGGTTCTCTACCTCCCTGCGTGCGCAGGGATGGGCGCCCCCAGGAATGTGGGACACGATTGCCGGTGATTACCGAGCGAGCAATGGCTGGATTCGCCTGCATACCAATGCGCCGCATCATCGCGCGGCGGCATTGTCTATCCTGGGGGTGAGGGCCGAGCGGGACCTGGTTGCGGCTGCCGTCGCCGATTGGTCTGCCGATGCGCTGGAGCAGGCGGTGGTAGCAACTGGCGGGTGTGCTGCGCGCATGGTGTCGCAGGATGAATGGCTGCGGCACCCGCAAGGTATCGCCGTTGCGTCGGAGCCACTGGTATGGCGGGATGAGTTCCCCGGTGCGCCTTCGCCGAAGTGGCCGGTGCACCGCGAGCGGCCGCTGGCGGGTATTCGCGTGCTTGACCTGACGCGAGTACTGGCCGGCCCGGTCGCCACGCGTTTCCTGGCTGGCTTCGGTGCGGAAGTCCTGCGCATCGATCCTCCGGATTGGGACGAGCCCGGCGTGGTGCCGGAGGTAACCTTGGGCAAGCGCTGCGCGCGCCTGGATCTCAGGAGTCCCGATGACCGCGAGCGATTCCTGCTCTTGCTGGCATCCGCCGATGTACTGGTACATGGCTATCGCGCCGATGCGCTGGAGCGCCTGGGGTTTGGCTCAGACGTTCGCCGCGCGCTGGCGCCCGGCCTGGTCGATGTCAGCCTGAACGCTTACGGCTGGTCAGGCCCCTGGCAGGCGCGACGCGGCTTCGACAGCCTGGTGCAGATGAGCGTCGGCATTGCCGACGGCGGGCGGCACTGGCGCGGCGAAGATAAACCGATACCGTTGCCAGTGCAGGCGCTGGATCACGCCACCGGCTACCTGCTCGCCGCTGCAGCCTTGCGGGGGTTGGCGCTGCGTCGTCTGCGCGGCGCGGGAAGCCGCTGGCGTCTGTCGCTGGCGCGTACCGCGCGGTTGCTCGTGGATGCGGGCGGGCAAGCGCCCGACATGATCGATCTGGCGGCGGAGAGCACTGCCGATCTCGCGCCGGGCGTCGAGTCGACGCCCTGGGGCCCGGCGCGACGGCTGCAGCCGCCGCTCAGACTGGCCGGATCGCCGATGTACTGGGACCTGCCAGCGACGGAACTGGGCTCGTCACTGGCCTTGTGGTAG
- a CDS encoding transcriptional regulator, whose protein sequence is MVSIHQLKYTVNHMATEEVREAVDELLLEGLVTEGKTPFSRTHFNVCFAEIEALMQRAGYHRPLDVVGYQGQAYAMFDPSRWDAVEVLRWLKEYVEEAAIN, encoded by the coding sequence ATGGTGAGTATCCACCAACTGAAGTACACCGTGAATCACATGGCCACCGAAGAAGTGCGCGAAGCCGTCGATGAGCTGCTCCTCGAAGGGCTGGTTACCGAAGGCAAGACGCCATTCAGCCGTACGCATTTCAATGTCTGCTTCGCCGAGATTGAGGCGCTGATGCAGCGCGCCGGCTATCACCGCCCGCTGGACGTGGTTGGCTACCAGGGGCAGGCCTATGCGATGTTCGATCCCAGCCGTTGGGATGCAGTGGAGGTACTGCGCTGGCTCAAGGAGTACGTCGAGGAAGCTGCAATCAATTGA
- a CDS encoding endonuclease I family protein produces MFRRCLSLLLLFSVPLSASAAAPRTFEEAKKIGRKLYARQSVEFYCGCRYSGNKVDLASCGYSPRKNAQRASRIEWEHIVPAWVIGHQRQCWQSGGRSNCSRNDRVYQKAEADLHNLVPSIGEVNGDRANYSFGWLSQPPSQYGACPMVVDFKARKAMPRPQIRGMIARTYFYMSERYGLKLSKQDQQLFSAWSKQYPVEAWERQRNQMVGCVMGWGNPHVGEVDKSRCPTVVGR; encoded by the coding sequence ATGTTTAGACGTTGCCTTTCCCTGCTCCTGCTGTTTTCCGTACCGCTGTCGGCCTCCGCCGCAGCTCCCCGTACCTTCGAAGAAGCCAAGAAAATCGGCCGAAAACTGTATGCCCGCCAATCGGTAGAGTTCTACTGCGGTTGCCGCTACAGCGGCAACAAGGTGGACCTGGCCAGTTGTGGCTACTCGCCGCGCAAGAACGCCCAACGCGCCAGCCGCATCGAGTGGGAGCATATCGTCCCGGCCTGGGTGATCGGCCATCAGCGCCAATGCTGGCAGAGCGGTGGCCGCAGCAATTGCTCGCGCAACGACCGCGTTTACCAGAAGGCGGAGGCGGACTTGCACAATCTGGTACCAAGCATCGGCGAGGTTAACGGCGACCGTGCGAACTACAGCTTCGGCTGGCTATCTCAGCCGCCGTCGCAGTACGGCGCATGTCCGATGGTGGTGGACTTCAAGGCGCGCAAGGCGATGCCACGCCCGCAGATTCGCGGGATGATCGCCCGCACCTACTTCTACATGAGCGAACGCTACGGGCTGAAGCTGTCGAAGCAGGACCAACAGTTGTTCAGCGCCTGGAGCAAGCAGTACCCGGTGGAAGCCTGGGAGCGCCAGCGCAACCAGATGGTTGGCTGCGTCATGGGTTGGGGCAACCCCCACGTCGGCGAAGTGGACAAGTCGCGTTGCCCCACCGTCGTCGGGCGCTGA
- a CDS encoding DUF1993 domain-containing protein, which produces MSLSIYQASIPVFIRMLGNLSAILAKAAAHAEAKSIDPSVLINARLAPDMFPLARQVQIASDSAKGCGARLAGVDVPGFPDDETTFEQLQARIAKTIEFLKSLKEDQFTGAENRTIELQLRGREVTFKGSDFLLGFANPNFYFHITTAYDILRHNGVEVGKTDFLGGV; this is translated from the coding sequence ATGTCCCTGTCGATCTACCAGGCTTCAATTCCGGTCTTCATTCGTATGCTTGGCAATCTGTCGGCAATCCTCGCCAAGGCCGCCGCCCACGCCGAAGCGAAGTCCATCGATCCTTCTGTCCTGATCAACGCACGCCTCGCCCCCGACATGTTCCCCCTGGCCCGTCAGGTGCAGATCGCCAGCGACTCAGCCAAGGGCTGTGGTGCTCGCCTGGCGGGAGTCGACGTACCGGGCTTCCCGGATGACGAAACCACCTTCGAGCAATTGCAGGCGCGCATCGCCAAGACCATCGAGTTCCTCAAGAGCCTCAAGGAAGACCAATTCACCGGGGCCGAGAACCGCACAATCGAACTGCAACTGCGCGGCCGCGAAGTCACCTTCAAGGGCAGCGACTTCCTGCTCGGTTTCGCCAATCCCAACTTCTACTTCCACATCACCACGGCCTACGACATCCTCCGCCACAACGGCGTCGAAGTCGGCAAGACGGACTTCCTGGGCGGCGTATGA
- a CDS encoding Lrp/AsnC family transcriptional regulator — protein sequence MPVPLDSYDRQILALLQEEATLSTAEIAERIGLSQSPCWRRIQRLKDEGVIRRQVTLLDRKKIGLNTQVFAQVKLNAHGRNHLTDFAQAIGEFPEVLECHVLMGAVDFMLRIVTEDVEAYERFFFEKLSQVPGVQEINSIVALSEIKSTTTLPLPRG from the coding sequence ATGCCCGTTCCCCTGGATTCTTATGATCGGCAAATCCTTGCCTTGCTGCAGGAGGAGGCGACGCTCTCCACGGCGGAGATCGCCGAACGTATCGGGCTTTCACAGTCGCCCTGTTGGCGACGGATACAGCGGCTGAAAGACGAGGGGGTGATCCGCAGGCAGGTGACGCTGCTGGATCGAAAGAAGATCGGCCTCAATACGCAGGTGTTCGCCCAGGTAAAGCTCAATGCCCACGGTCGAAATCATCTGACCGATTTTGCCCAGGCCATCGGCGAGTTTCCCGAAGTGTTGGAGTGCCATGTCCTCATGGGAGCGGTGGACTTCATGCTGCGCATCGTCACTGAGGACGTGGAGGCATATGAGCGTTTCTTCTTCGAGAAGCTGTCACAAGTGCCGGGCGTCCAGGAAATCAACTCGATCGTCGCACTCTCGGAGATAAAGTCTACGACGACCTTGCCGTTGCCCCGTGGTTGA
- a CDS encoding bile acid:sodium symporter family protein, whose protein sequence is MARPRLLPDNFTLALIATVTVASLLPCEGTTAVIFGWITNLGIALLFFLHGAKLSRQAIIAGATHWRLHLLVFACTFVLFPILGLLLKPVLSPLVTPELYLGMLYLCALPATVQSSIAFTSLARGNVPAAICSASASSLLGVFLTPLLVQLLIGTHGDTGISTLDAIGKITLQLLVPFIAGQLLRSWLGAWVERNKSVLRYVDQGSILLVVYTAFSAAVIQGLWHQIPMPALAGLVVACCILLALALLATNLLGRYLGFSLEDRITIVFCGSKKSLATGVPMASVLFATSTVGVILLPLMLFHQIQLMVCAVLAQRYSQRNDDSQDNSLERAN, encoded by the coding sequence ATGGCCCGCCCACGCCTGCTCCCCGACAACTTCACGCTGGCGCTGATTGCTACCGTGACAGTCGCCAGTCTCCTGCCCTGCGAGGGAACCACCGCAGTGATCTTTGGCTGGATCACCAACCTGGGCATCGCTCTGCTGTTCTTCCTGCACGGCGCCAAGCTGTCGCGTCAGGCCATCATCGCCGGTGCGACTCACTGGCGCCTGCACTTGCTGGTGTTCGCCTGCACCTTCGTGCTGTTCCCGATCCTCGGCCTGCTGCTCAAGCCGGTACTATCGCCGCTCGTCACGCCGGAGCTGTACCTGGGCATGCTCTACCTCTGCGCCCTGCCGGCCACCGTGCAGTCCTCCATCGCGTTCACCTCACTGGCACGCGGCAACGTTCCAGCAGCGATCTGCAGCGCATCCGCTTCGAGCCTGCTCGGCGTATTCCTGACGCCTCTGCTGGTCCAGTTGCTGATTGGGACCCACGGAGATACCGGCATCTCGACCCTCGATGCGATCGGCAAGATCACCCTGCAACTGCTGGTGCCCTTCATCGCGGGGCAACTTCTGCGCTCTTGGCTCGGCGCCTGGGTCGAGCGCAACAAATCGGTGCTGCGCTACGTGGACCAGGGCTCGATTCTGCTGGTGGTATATACCGCATTCAGCGCGGCAGTCATTCAGGGGCTGTGGCACCAGATTCCAATGCCGGCCCTGGCCGGACTGGTAGTCGCCTGCTGCATCCTGCTGGCGCTGGCGCTTCTGGCTACCAATCTGCTCGGACGCTACCTGGGCTTTTCCCTGGAAGATCGCATCACCATTGTCTTCTGCGGTTCGAAGAAGAGCCTGGCCACCGGCGTGCCTATGGCCTCCGTACTATTCGCCACCAGCACCGTCGGTGTAATTCTGCTGCCACTGATGTTGTTCCACCAGATACAGCTCATGGTCTGCGCGGTACTCGCCCAGCGTTATTCCCAGCGCAACGACGACTCCCAGGACAACAGTCTGGAGCGCGCCAACTGA
- the gorA gene encoding glutathione-disulfide reductase: MSFDFDLFVIGAGSGGVRAARFAAGFGAKVGIAESRYLGGTCVNVGCVPKKLLVYGAHFHEDFEQSAGFGWTYEDVKFDWPTLISNKNREIHRLNGIYRNLLVNSGVTLLEGHAQLRGAHAVEVDGQRFTAKHILIATGGWPQLPDIPGKEHAITSNEAFFLDQLPRRVLVVGGGYISVEFASIFHGLGAETTLLYRRELFLRGFDRSVREHLRGELSRKGVNLQFNADIARIDKQADGTLSATLRDGRALEADCVFYATGRRPMLDNLGLESVSVELDERGFIKVDETYRTSEQSIHAIGDVIGRVQLTPVALAEGMALARHLFRPDEYRPVDYRLIPTAVFSLPNIGTVGLSEDEARSAGHRVKIFESRFRPMKLTLTESQERTLMKLVVDADSDKVLGCHMVGPDAGEILQGIAVALKAGATKQVFDETIGIHPTAAEEFVTLRTPVGA; the protein is encoded by the coding sequence ATGTCTTTCGATTTTGACCTGTTCGTAATCGGTGCCGGCTCCGGCGGTGTGCGCGCCGCCCGTTTTGCTGCAGGTTTCGGTGCGAAGGTCGGTATCGCGGAGAGCCGCTACCTGGGGGGTACCTGCGTCAACGTTGGCTGCGTACCCAAGAAGCTGCTGGTCTACGGTGCTCACTTCCATGAGGATTTCGAACAGTCGGCGGGGTTCGGTTGGACTTACGAGGACGTGAAGTTCGATTGGCCGACGCTGATCTCCAACAAGAATCGGGAAATTCACCGTCTCAATGGCATCTACCGCAATCTGCTGGTTAACAGCGGCGTCACGCTGCTGGAAGGCCATGCGCAACTGCGTGGTGCGCATGCGGTCGAGGTCGACGGACAGCGCTTCACGGCCAAGCATATTCTGATTGCCACTGGTGGTTGGCCGCAGTTGCCGGACATCCCCGGAAAGGAGCATGCCATCACTTCCAACGAGGCGTTCTTCCTCGATCAACTGCCACGCCGCGTGCTGGTGGTGGGTGGTGGCTACATTTCCGTCGAGTTCGCTTCGATCTTCCACGGGCTTGGGGCGGAAACGACCCTGCTGTATCGTCGCGAACTTTTTCTGCGTGGCTTCGACCGCAGCGTTCGTGAACACTTGCGTGGCGAGCTGTCCAGGAAGGGCGTGAACCTGCAGTTCAATGCCGACATTGCGCGTATCGACAAGCAGGCAGACGGCACTCTGTCCGCCACCCTCAGGGATGGCAGAGCGCTTGAGGCCGATTGTGTGTTCTACGCCACCGGTCGCCGCCCGATGCTGGATAATCTAGGGCTGGAGAGTGTTTCAGTGGAGCTGGATGAACGTGGCTTCATCAAGGTCGACGAAACGTATCGCACCAGCGAGCAGTCCATCCACGCCATCGGCGATGTTATCGGCAGGGTACAACTGACCCCGGTTGCCCTGGCCGAAGGCATGGCGCTGGCGCGGCACCTGTTCCGTCCGGACGAATACCGCCCGGTGGATTACAGGCTTATCCCCACTGCGGTATTCAGCCTGCCGAACATTGGCACCGTAGGGCTGAGCGAAGATGAGGCCCGTAGCGCCGGGCATAGGGTCAAGATATTCGAGAGCCGCTTCCGTCCGATGAAGTTGACTCTGACCGAGAGCCAGGAGCGGACGCTGATGAAGCTGGTTGTCGATGCCGACAGCGACAAGGTCCTGGGGTGTCACATGGTTGGTCCTGACGCCGGAGAGATTCTTCAGGGGATCGCCGTTGCGCTTAAGGCGGGAGCAACCAAGCAGGTATTCGACGAGACCATCGGCATCCACCCGACGGCCGCCGAAGAGTTCGTTACCCTGCGCACGCCGGTTGGCGCCTGA
- a CDS encoding VOC family protein, whose translation MQPNLTHLALHVPDLDACIAFYERFCGMRIIHQREGKGSRIVWMAEPGKEHSFIFVIMPGGELRHLADDDYSHFGFAVSSREEIDLIAQEARAIGCLVWAPRDEPYPVGYYCGLRDPAGNYVEFSYGQPLGPGSEAMPIPPST comes from the coding sequence ATGCAACCGAACCTCACCCATCTGGCCCTGCATGTTCCCGACCTGGATGCCTGCATTGCCTTCTACGAACGCTTCTGCGGCATGCGCATCATCCACCAGCGCGAAGGCAAGGGGTCACGCATCGTGTGGATGGCCGAGCCAGGCAAGGAGCACAGCTTCATTTTCGTCATCATGCCCGGCGGCGAACTACGCCACCTTGCCGACGACGACTACAGCCACTTCGGTTTCGCGGTCTCCAGCCGCGAAGAAATCGACCTCATCGCGCAGGAAGCGCGTGCAATCGGATGCCTGGTCTGGGCGCCGCGCGATGAGCCATATCCAGTTGGCTATTACTGCGGCTTACGCGACCCGGCAGGGAACTACGTGGAATTCAGCTATGGCCAGCCACTGGGGCCAGGCTCGGAGGCAATGCCGATCCCGCCATCCACGTGA
- the galU gene encoding UTP--glucose-1-phosphate uridylyltransferase GalU, producing the protein MIKKCLFPAAGYGTRFLPATKAMPKEMLPVVNKPLIQYAVEEALEAGLSEIGIVTGRGKRSLEDHFDISYELEHQIRNTDKEKYLVGIRRLIDECTFSYTRQIEMKGLGHAILTGRPLIGDEPFAVVLADDLCLNLEGDSVLKQMVKLYNQFRCSIVAIQEVPPEETNKYGVIAGEMIRDDIYRVNTMVEKPKPEEAPSNLAIIGRYILTPDIFDLIEQTEPGKGGEIQITDALMKQAQDGCVLAYKFKGQRFDCGSAEGYIEATNYCYEHLYKTGKAW; encoded by the coding sequence ATGATCAAGAAATGTCTGTTCCCGGCCGCTGGCTACGGCACTCGCTTCCTCCCGGCCACCAAGGCCATGCCCAAGGAAATGCTGCCGGTGGTCAACAAACCACTGATCCAGTACGCGGTGGAAGAGGCGCTGGAAGCCGGCCTCTCCGAGATTGGCATCGTGACCGGCCGTGGTAAGCGTTCGCTGGAAGACCACTTCGACATCAGCTATGAGCTGGAACACCAGATTCGCAACACCGACAAGGAAAAGTACCTTGTCGGCATCCGTCGCCTGATCGACGAATGCACTTTCTCCTATACCCGCCAGATCGAGATGAAAGGTCTTGGCCACGCCATCCTGACCGGCCGCCCGTTGATCGGCGACGAGCCGTTCGCCGTGGTGCTGGCTGATGACCTGTGCCTCAACCTGGAAGGCGACAGCGTCCTGAAACAGATGGTCAAGCTGTACAACCAGTTCCGCTGCTCGATCGTGGCGATTCAGGAAGTGCCGCCGGAAGAGACCAACAAGTACGGCGTCATCGCCGGTGAGATGATCCGTGACGACATCTACCGCGTGAACACGATGGTCGAGAAGCCGAAGCCGGAAGAGGCTCCGTCGAACCTGGCGATCATTGGCCGCTACATCCTGACTCCCGATATCTTCGATCTGATCGAACAAACCGAGCCGGGCAAGGGTGGTGAGATCCAGATTACCGATGCTCTGATGAAGCAGGCTCAGGACGGTTGCGTACTGGCTTACAAATTCAAGGGCCAGCGCTTTGATTGCGGTAGCGCCGAGGGTTACATCGAAGCAACCAACTATTGCTACGAGCACCTCTACAAGACTGGCAAGGCCTGGTAA
- a CDS encoding LexA family protein — MHQVNQQLCGAALAHPQWMPSHTYIVRADGDEMTGLGIWRNDLLLVDRSELAVEGEVVVAELNGRALIRRLAVLDGTYVLLSGSDRFPPIKVGDGDELTIWGVVRRRLAGEGIDMLSA; from the coding sequence ATGCACCAGGTAAACCAACAGCTATGTGGCGCCGCACTTGCTCACCCCCAGTGGATGCCCTCCCATACCTACATAGTTCGTGCAGATGGCGATGAAATGACGGGCTTGGGAATTTGGCGCAATGACTTGCTTCTGGTTGATCGCTCCGAACTGGCGGTTGAGGGGGAGGTCGTTGTTGCGGAGCTCAATGGCCGGGCCTTGATACGGCGGCTGGCGGTGCTCGACGGCACATACGTATTGTTGTCAGGGAGTGATCGTTTCCCGCCTATCAAGGTTGGCGATGGCGATGAGCTCACTATATGGGGAGTGGTGCGACGCCGCCTGGCGGGTGAGGGCATCGATATGCTGTCCGCCTGA
- a CDS encoding DUF3509 domain-containing protein yields the protein MKIERLPAAQYLRRQFPEYEVGFSSRPDGNLIMTLSNPAGEQMTCRVIRPQEQYDARMLENLINRIRRDLATEYGPLQETDADHFKDAVQLQNFHESSEPLRKRRIVRAGLKLQAQAQLSA from the coding sequence ATGAAAATCGAACGACTTCCCGCCGCTCAATACCTCCGCCGCCAATTCCCGGAGTACGAGGTGGGGTTCAGTTCGCGGCCAGACGGCAACCTGATCATGACTCTGAGCAACCCAGCCGGTGAACAGATGACATGCCGAGTCATCCGCCCCCAGGAACAGTACGACGCTCGGATGCTGGAGAACCTAATCAATCGAATTCGCAGAGATCTTGCCACCGAATACGGCCCGCTACAGGAAACGGACGCTGACCACTTCAAGGATGCTGTGCAGCTACAGAACTTCCATGAGTCGTCCGAACCGCTGCGCAAGCGCCGCATCGTGCGCGCAGGCTTGAAGCTGCAGGCGCAGGCTCAACTGAGCGCCTGA
- a CDS encoding GNAT family N-acetyltransferase: MDATAPTRGAQITFRRISALTVCEVCELSETLSHAQRGMVADNGTSIAEAHFSENAWFRAIYADEALVGFIMLHIGADWDDGIDCPGHYLWRFMIAGPYQGMGFGKQAIEQLVHDLKGQGVSELYTSYGLGDGSPQRFYNRLGFVLTGDHYGDEVEAVLVFDQ; the protein is encoded by the coding sequence ATGGACGCAACAGCTCCGACTCGTGGCGCGCAGATCACTTTCCGCCGCATTTCCGCCCTCACCGTCTGCGAAGTCTGCGAACTTAGCGAAACACTCTCGCACGCCCAGCGCGGCATGGTCGCTGACAACGGCACCTCAATTGCCGAGGCGCACTTCTCCGAGAACGCCTGGTTTCGCGCCATTTATGCAGACGAAGCGCTAGTGGGTTTCATCATGCTGCATATCGGCGCGGACTGGGACGACGGCATCGATTGTCCCGGCCACTACCTGTGGCGCTTCATGATCGCCGGGCCGTACCAGGGCATGGGGTTCGGCAAGCAGGCGATTGAACAACTTGTCCATGACCTAAAAGGTCAAGGTGTTAGTGAGCTATACACGAGCTACGGTCTGGGCGACGGTAGCCCCCAGCGCTTCTACAACCGCCTGGGCTTTGTTCTTACCGGCGACCATTACGGAGACGAAGTCGAGGCGGTCCTAGTCTTCGACCAATAG
- a CDS encoding fatty acid desaturase, protein MPTTQNVRSESLPEDFRRLIAPPKVAWPTLLLFVMAVSAYVCGFWGGSQGWLPAPLAILLNALAVFWFFTVIHDASHNALSRHRWFNDLIGRIALLTFSFLPVYRAFRFIHMQHHRFANQPVNDPDKWCGSGPNWALPLRWATLDVNYYVWYVRRMGDRPRSEIIDTLATALFALLTLGILIDLGYGRQLLLFWFIPSRITITFLALAFDYWPHSPYLATQSENPYQASSNRLGLEWLLTPLLLSQNYHLVHHLYPLAPFYRYRRIWKAREGFHLAQRPLLVSPLGRRLMDVNRP, encoded by the coding sequence ATGCCGACTACCCAAAACGTTCGTTCGGAATCGCTGCCTGAGGATTTCCGCCGTCTAATAGCGCCGCCCAAGGTGGCTTGGCCAACCCTGCTTTTGTTCGTCATGGCTGTCAGCGCTTATGTCTGCGGTTTCTGGGGCGGCAGCCAGGGCTGGTTACCTGCACCGTTAGCCATCCTGCTCAACGCCTTGGCGGTATTCTGGTTCTTCACGGTGATACACGATGCCTCGCACAATGCCTTGAGCCGCCATCGTTGGTTCAACGACCTGATTGGGCGTATCGCCCTCCTGACCTTCTCGTTTTTGCCGGTATACCGCGCGTTCCGCTTCATTCATATGCAGCATCACCGTTTCGCCAACCAGCCTGTGAACGATCCGGACAAGTGGTGCGGTAGTGGACCGAACTGGGCGCTGCCGTTGCGCTGGGCAACACTCGATGTCAACTACTACGTCTGGTACGTCAGGCGCATGGGTGATCGCCCGCGCAGCGAAATCATCGACACTTTGGCGACCGCGCTGTTCGCCTTACTGACCCTGGGCATCCTGATCGACCTGGGGTACGGCCGGCAGTTGTTGTTGTTCTGGTTTATCCCTTCGCGTATCACCATCACCTTTCTTGCTCTGGCCTTCGACTACTGGCCGCATTCACCGTATCTCGCTACCCAGAGTGAGAACCCCTACCAGGCGTCGAGCAACCGACTTGGTCTGGAGTGGTTGCTTACGCCGCTGTTGCTGTCGCAGAACTACCACTTGGTGCATCACCTCTATCCGCTCGCCCCCTTCTACCGCTACCGGCGCATCTGGAAGGCCCGCGAAGGTTTCCATCTTGCTCAGAGGCCGCTATTGGTCAGTCCGCTGGGGCGCAGGCTGATGGATGTGAATCGCCCTTAG
- a CDS encoding tyrosine-type recombinase/integrase yields the protein MAKIKLTKSVVDTAQAQTCDVELRDTLVPGFLCKITPTGRKVFMVQYRTNSGVRRKPALGQFGELTVEQARSLAQDWLAEVRRGGDPGLDKAEARKAPTVKELCGRFMDDHSKLHNKPSTQAGYQYQIDNFVIPAFGSKKVHEVTRHDITALMKRMERSPTQANRVLSLVRKMFNLAELWGYRPDGSNPCRHVPKYPEKGSTRLITDEQMVSLFAYLDKAEAEGLEHPIYLLAVRLQFEFAARMSEILLLQWNWLDLPNGRVVWPDSKTGDMSKPLSEEARRLLTNAPRYGNSPYVCPAILDHDKPLGPHSYYQAWRRILDRAGVPKVGTHGIRHRSATDIANSGIPVKVGMALTAHKTVAMFMRYVHTEDDPVRKAAELVASRRKSVVGTRQEPKEVTA from the coding sequence ATGGCGAAGATCAAACTCACCAAGTCCGTCGTTGACACGGCGCAGGCGCAAACCTGCGATGTGGAACTCCGGGATACGCTCGTTCCGGGCTTCTTGTGCAAGATAACACCAACGGGCCGCAAGGTCTTCATGGTTCAATACCGCACGAACTCCGGCGTGCGGCGCAAGCCGGCACTCGGCCAGTTCGGCGAGCTGACGGTCGAACAGGCCCGGTCGCTGGCCCAAGACTGGCTGGCCGAAGTCCGGCGCGGGGGCGATCCCGGACTCGACAAGGCCGAAGCCCGCAAGGCGCCGACGGTCAAGGAACTGTGCGGCCGGTTCATGGATGACCACTCCAAACTGCACAACAAGCCCAGCACCCAGGCCGGCTACCAGTACCAGATCGACAACTTCGTCATCCCAGCCTTCGGCAGCAAGAAGGTTCACGAGGTCACGCGCCACGACATCACCGCGCTGATGAAGCGCATGGAGAGGTCCCCCACGCAGGCAAACCGCGTACTGTCGCTCGTCCGCAAGATGTTCAACCTGGCCGAACTGTGGGGCTACCGGCCCGATGGCTCCAATCCTTGCCGTCACGTACCCAAGTACCCGGAGAAAGGTTCGACCCGCCTTATCACCGACGAGCAGATGGTCAGCCTGTTCGCCTACTTGGACAAAGCCGAAGCCGAGGGCCTGGAACATCCCATCTATCTGCTGGCCGTCCGGCTGCAATTCGAGTTCGCGGCCCGCATGTCGGAAATCCTGCTGTTGCAGTGGAATTGGCTCGACTTGCCCAACGGCCGGGTTGTCTGGCCGGACAGCAAAACGGGCGATATGTCCAAGCCGTTGAGCGAGGAAGCCCGCCGGTTGCTGACGAATGCACCTCGCTACGGCAATTCGCCCTACGTATGCCCGGCCATCCTCGACCATGACAAGCCGCTCGGCCCCCATTCCTACTATCAGGCGTGGCGCCGAATCCTTGATCGCGCCGGCGTGCCGAAGGTTGGCACCCACGGCATCCGCCACCGCTCAGCGACCGACATTGCCAATTCCGGCATCCCCGTCAAGGTCGGCATGGCGCTAACCGCGCACAAGACCGTGGCGATGTTCATGCGCTACGTCCACACCGAGGACGACCCGGTGCGTAAGGCAGCCGAGTTGGTAGCCAGCCGGCGCAAGTCGGTCGTCGGCACGCGGCAAGAACCCAAAGAGGTGACCGCATGA